One stretch of Juglans microcarpa x Juglans regia isolate MS1-56 chromosome 3D, Jm3101_v1.0, whole genome shotgun sequence DNA includes these proteins:
- the LOC121256246 gene encoding uncharacterized protein LOC121256246: protein MESEGSGPSGCIPGSIVWVRRRNGSWWPGKILGPEELASSHLTSPRSGTPVKLLGREDASVDWYNLEKSKRVKAFRCGEFDDCIEKAESSQGMPIKKREKYARREDAILHALELEKQILGKQGKLGIDSDRTSSKSSAGMKKRLVSCSENFGDDNGKLGNSIPHQFPSRLEKYHKDKSIGSLLSSQKTMDGNQLSGDDDHSEIMPRMRGLQDFGLKITPAKQMPSPSVGSNGFWKPTADHHADALPSGGVLSMRNASHANGVEQTGLASRAKRRRGVYLTAEHSDSLDYGETSRSRIEMSTSQFGAGNGHPYSGSFIEENSSGFTEDVETDSSETGSSESESDFSETEPEMDEDTTLLSVAEWNTLGRSEAQEHGIISTEEHDESAFSGDMSHLYLHDHVSANDAVSKWRLKGKRNTRNVTKRSVDASNGKGSIHGTYPEERGSGLRHRTLRQNLSFHRNDDFDYSVDDDEEGEGEEEDEDDDGDNDADERDFGNQKVRLVSKYSLTSRAASRGRSSVVGRKMVGWEDLRWEDPPALRGYWGVKGEQFDPYFDAHYHFGGKPRSMLVNVDLKVQASYQKEPVPIVSLMSKLNGKAIIGHPIQIEALEDGSAETLLSTVDFGNEVFNNENTTLQPAWRTARRTANFRRVPRPHLSSALDGDEATNDLPLLYQEGKLPSKKLNAGSFSYKPSLERSNLPHIPRPPTDRKFLKKPPKKVSLSSSQKTRTLSSIATEQNVSIKPIQVGNSGQMDGPIKPESIGPTTVACIPVKLAFSRLLEKINRPPSKAASNVNLLNSDLG, encoded by the exons ATGGAGAGTGAGGGATCCGGTCCGTCAGGCTGCATCCCGGGATCGATTGTGTGGGTGAGGAGGAGGAACGGTTCGTGGTGGCCCGGGAAGATACTGGGGCCCGAAGAGCTCGCGTCTTCGCATCTCACGTCTCCGCGGTCCGGTACTCCCGTCAAGCTTCTCGGAAGGGAAGACGCTAGCGT GGACTGGTACAATTTAGAAAAATCCAAGCGTGTGAAGGCATTTAGATGTGGGGAGTTTGATGATTGTATTGAAAAAGCTGAATCCTCCCAGGGGATGCCtataaagaaaagagagaaatatgCACGTCGAGAAGATGCTATTCTGCATGCTCTTGAACTTGAGAAGCAAATTTTGGGCAAACAAGGAAAGTTGGGTATAGATTCTGATCGGACAAGCAGTAAATCATCTGCTGGTATGAAAAAGAGATTGGTTAGTTGTTCAGAAAATTTTGGAGATGATAATGGAAAACTTGGAAATTCCATTCCACATCAATTTCCTAGCAGACTTGAAAAATATCATAAGGACAAGTCTATAGGCAGTCTTCTCTCTTCACAGAAAACCATGGATGGAAATCAACTAAGTGGGGATGATGATCATTCTGAAATCATGCCTCGTATGAGAGGCTTGCAGGACTTTGGTCTCAAGATTACCCCTGCCAAACAAATGCCTTCGCCTTCTGTTGGTTCAAATGGTTTTTGGAAACCTACAGCTGATCACCATGCTGATGCTCTTCCCAGTGGTGGTGTTCTTAGCATGCGAAATGCAAGTCATGCAAACG GCGTGGAGCAGACAGGACTTGCTTCCCGAGCAAAGAGGAGAAGAGGTGTCTACTTGACAGCGGAGCATAGTGATTCTTTGGATTATGGTGAGACTTCTCGAAGTCGGATTGAGATGTCAACTTCCCAATTTGGAGCGGGTAATGGTCATCCTTATTCTGGTTCTTTCATTGAAGAGAACTCTTCTGGTTTTACGGAAGATGTCGAAACCGATTCTTCTGAAACTGGTTCTTCTGAGTCTGAGTCCGACTTTTCTGAGACGGAACCAGAAATGGATGAAGACACAACTTTGCTATCAG TAGCAGAATGGAATACTCTTGGAAGATCTGAAGCACAAGAACATGGAATTATTAGCACTGAAGAGCATGATGAGTCAGCATTTTCGGGTGACATGTCTCACCTTTATCTTCATGACCATGTTTCTGCTAATGATGCAGTGTCCAAATGGCGATTGAAAGGTAAGAGGAATACTCGCAATGTTACAAAAAGGTCTGTGGATGCAAGTAATGGAAAAGGTTCCATTCATGGAACATATCCTGAAGAAAGGGGAAGTGGTTTAAGGCATAGAACATTGAGGCAGAATTTGAGTTTCCACAGAAATGATGATTTCGATTATagtgttgatgatgatgaggaaggggaaggggaagaggaagatgaggatgatgatggcGATAATGATGCAGATGAAAGGGATTTTGGCAATCAGAAAGTAAGATTGGTCAGTAAATATTCCCTGACATCAAGAGCTGCATCCAGGGGTCGAAGTAGTGTTGTTGGTCGTAAAATGGTTGGCTGGGAAGACTTGAGATGGGAGGATCCGCCTGCTTTGAGAGGATACTGGGGTGTCAAAGGAGAGCAATTTGATCCGTATTTTGATGCCCATTATCATTTTGGTGGGAAGCCGAGATCCATGCTGGTCAATGTGGATTTGAAGGTACAAGCAAGCTACCAAAAAGAGCCTGTCCCTATTGTTTCTCTTATGAGCAAGTTAAATGGGAAGGCTATTATAGGGCACCCAATTCAGATTGAAGCCCTAGAAGACGGTTCAGCTGAAACTCTTCTCTCCACTGTTGATTTTGGTAATGAAGTGTTTAACAATGAAAATACTACACTTCAGCCAGCTTGGAGAACTGCAAGGAGAACGGCAAATTTTCGGCGGGTCCCACGTCCTCATTTATCATCGGCACTGGATGGTGATGAAGCCACCAATGATCTTCCCCTCTTATATCAAGAAGGGAAACTGCCATCCAAGAAATTAAATGCAGGGAGTTTCAGTTATAAGCCAAGCCTGGAGAGGAGCAACCTCCCTCACATTCCTCGGCCTCCAACTGACagaaagtttttgaaaaagCCACCAAAGAAAGTAAGCTTATCATCTAGTCAGAAAACTAGAACCCTCTCTTCAATAGCTACTGAGCAAAACGTTAGTATCAAGCCAATACAAGTTGGCAATAGTGGTCAAATGGATGGACCGATAAAGCCAGAATCAATTGGGCCCACTACAGTAGCTTGCATACCCGTTAAATTAGCTTTCAGTAGGTTACTTGAGAAGATCAACAGGCCGCCATCAAAAGCAGCTAGTAATGTGAATTTGTTGAATAGTGATTTGGGGTGA
- the LOC121256275 gene encoding uncharacterized protein LOC121256275 encodes MDFHSLARKELQALCKKNKIPANITNVAMADALQALQNVEGLEEILNPSNSVLSKSTGETVIGLPDIPRTACRTSTRRKPIKEESEISQTLTRSRRGTNGRITKDIDQENNDANAPITPAGPNSRRRAPAASACRNIEKQLREDDENEKIEAQGRNDVPKTPAITSSRRRAPTAPGHTNLETQNGDTSVQRVYSTRRSVRLLEQNMEKLSIMENGKEEPAKVDDLFEEPGNTSERPEFSVELEKNISGVNKQTRSEVDSKKNDDSEASSDPKSIGSPETRRELEVDVKDKDKSDDEYEVDVLKSKQELGTGISDLGVVEASNAIDEALNEGSDESESYDISSEKLEAVIDVNVEAVNEKGPADVPNTEQGRGSIGSVAVEVPMDVSTEALNHVIASKSLQPEHYIDPNLVQDENTQDECQNLTCKDSIMNVAEVDDIGSSDSEYTTEGNFDGDIASDENSTDCEDNISDDDATPVEKDPEASVLPEGFRKLEAKTEFLVDVKKSKEESDQLATEYNSADGLDWGGDITIDNDSPSESFVAQQLEMQVSIEFAEKVSLNGEYIKAPCPPVQSPVSKMEVYDSEALVDIHKDSSLLCSAMKSSKEGTPFHTFQADQLSGQFPHPTQKIFNVSDDDEEGIDNGSEKEELNKDKARQDENTVNKDVMLETMSLRKLRQMLIQQSRGNNKGKSVTKEQSGKKRIALQTLQENCLAVEESDKGEYEVPLGQ; translated from the exons ATGGATTTCCACAGCCTTGCAAGGAAGGAACTCCAGGCTCTTTGCAAGAAGAACAAGATCCCGGCTAACATTACAAACGTCGCCATGGCTGATGCTCTCCAAGCTCTTCAGAAT GTCGAAGGGCTAGAAGAGATCTTGAATCCATCCAATTCCGTCCTCTCCAAATCTACGGGGGAAACTGTGATCGGACTGCCAGACATTCCTCGCACCGCTTGCAGAACCTCAACTCGCAGAAAACCCATCAAAGAAGAATCTGAAATTTCACAGACCTTGACCCGAAGTCGTCGCGGCACAAATGGAAGAATAACCAAAGACATCGATCAAGAAAACAATGACGCGAATGCGCCTATAACCCCTGCAGGGCCGAACAGCCGTAGAAGAGCACCAGCGGCTTCGGCTTGCAGAAACATTGAGAAGCAGTTGAGGGAAGATGACGAAAATGAGAAGATTGAGGCTCAAGGAAGGAATGATGTGCCCAAGACTCCAGCAATTACAAGCAGCCGGAGAAGAGCCCCAACCGCTCCTGGTCACACGAATTTGGAGACTCAAAATGGGGATACTTCGGTGCAGCGAGTGTATAGTACACGGCGGTCGGTGAGATTGTTGGAGCAGAATATGGAAAAGTTAAGCATAATGGAGAATGGAAAGGAAGAACCTGCAAAGGTTGATGATTTATTTGAAGAGCCGGGTAATACTTCGGAGAGACCAGAATTTTCTGTCGAACTTGAAAAGAATATTTCTG GAGTTAATAAGCAGACAAGGTCAGAAGTGgattcaaagaaaaatgatgacTCTGAAGCTTCTTCGGATCCAAAATCAATTGGGTCACCAGAGACTCGGAGGGAATTGGAAGTCGATGTTAAAGATAAGGACAAGAGTGATGATGAGTATGAAGTAGATGTTTTAAAGTCAAAACAGGAACTGGGTACTGGGATATCTGATCTGGGCGTTGTTGAAGCTTCCAACGCAATAGATGAAGCTCTTAATGAAGGGTCTGATGAGTCTGAGTCGTATGATATTTCAAGTGAGAAGTTGGAGGCTGTAATAGACGTAAATGTTGAAGCCGTCAATGAGAAGG GACCTGCTGATGTTCCAAATACTGAGCAAGGTAGAGGATCTATAGGTTCTGTGGCCGTTGAAGTACCCATGGATGTTTCTACAGAGGCTTTGAACCATGTGATTGCTTCTAAATCTTTGCAACCAGAACACTATATTGATCCCAATTTAGTTCAAGATGAGAACACACAGGATGAATGTCAGAACCTGACTTGTAAGGACTCTATCATGAACGTGGCAGAGGTTGATGACATTGGCAGTAGTGATTCGGAATACACTACTGAAGGGAATTTTGATGGGGACATTGCCTCGGATGAAAATTCAACCGATTGCGAAGATAACATCAGTGACGATGATGCAACACCAGTAGAAAAGGATCCAGAGGCTTCAGTTCTTCCTGAAGGTTTTAGAAAGTTGGAGGCCAAAACAGAATTTCTTGTAGACGTCAAAAAGTCCAAGGAAGAATCAGATCAACTTGCTACTGAGTATAATTCTGCAGATGGATTAGACTGGGGTGGTGATATAACTATTGACAATGATTCACCTTCTGAAAGCTTTGTTGCTCAACAATTGGAAATGCAGGTTTCTATTGAATTTGCTGAAAAGGTAAGCCTGAATGGCGAGTACATTAAGGCTCCCTGCCCCCCTGTTCAGAGTCCAGTATCCAAGATGGAAGTGTATGATTCGGAAGCATTGGTTGATATTCACAAGGACAGCTCCCTGCTCTGTTCGGCAATGAAGTCATCCAAGGAAGGGACCCCTTTCCATACATTTCAAGCGGACCAGCTCTCGGGCCAGTTTCCTCATCCAACTCAGAAGATATTCAATGTTTcagatgatgatgaggaaggCATTGACAATGGTAGTGAGAAAGAGGAGCTAAATAAGGATAAGGCAAGGCAAGATGAGAACACAGTTAATAAGGATGTCATGCTTGAAACAATGAGTTTAAGGAAGCTGAGGCAAATGCTAATTCAACAGAGTAGAGGCAATAATAAGGGTAAAAGTGTGACTAAG GAACAATCAGGGAAGAAAAGAATTGCCTTGCAGACATTGCAAGAAAACTGTTTGGCTGTGGAAGAGTCTGACAAGGGAGAATACGAAGTACCCTTGGGTCAATGA